A genome region from Candidatus Edwardsbacteria bacterium includes the following:
- a CDS encoding OadG family protein, translating into MSSDFVGMGGALTVCLIALSIVFIALAIMAGVISLVGRLAGDKNGIPEATTSPSAITATVQSSDDEDQEIAAVVMGALSAELSRVDGQVKLAAGQSSSWRLASLQEAVKRGRLK; encoded by the coding sequence ATGTCTTCAGATTTTGTGGGAATGGGCGGGGCCCTGACCGTCTGCCTGATTGCCCTGAGCATAGTCTTCATAGCCCTGGCCATCATGGCCGGGGTGATATCCCTGGTGGGTCGGCTGGCCGGTGATAAGAACGGCATCCCGGAGGCCACAACATCGCCATCTGCCATTACAGCGACTGTGCAATCGAGCGATGATGAAGACCAGGAGATCGCCGCGGTGGTGATGGGGGCCTTATCGGCGGAACTGAGCAGGGTCGACGGACAGGTCAAACTAGCAGCAGGTCAGAGCAGTTCCTGGAGATTAGCTTCACTTCAGGAAGCTGTCAAAAGAGGGAGGCTGAA
- a CDS encoding class I SAM-dependent rRNA methyltransferase produces the protein MKTILLRKNQERRIKAGHPWVFSNEIWKMPDRLYPGEDVQVSDSRGHLIGSGFYNPHSLISVRIYSRERREFDRELIRERLKQADDLRQRFYPGSKFYRLCYGESDGLPGLIIDRYDRQLVLEIMSLGTDCRKDFVVESLREQFDPECIYERSDSYSRKLEGLTPAIGALHGQLRSEITLEENGLKFSADLMYGQKTGWFFDQRDNRAALHPYVRGRTVLDCFCHTGGFAVNAAAGGASEVTGMDISPAAVEMAGRNAALNGLQKTCRFRKADVMQELKIMTESDVKYDLVILDPPAFAKNKKSVESALKGYKEINLRAMKLLPRGGILVSCSCSYHIEEEQFRVMLVDAARDAGRTIKLLEFRHQAKDHPVLLASKETQYLKCAFMAIE, from the coding sequence ATGAAAACAATTTTATTACGAAAAAATCAGGAACGGCGGATCAAGGCCGGACATCCCTGGGTGTTCTCCAACGAAATCTGGAAAATGCCGGATAGGCTGTATCCCGGCGAGGACGTCCAGGTGTCGGACTCCCGGGGCCACCTGATCGGCAGCGGTTTTTACAATCCCCATTCGCTGATCTCGGTCAGGATCTACTCCCGGGAACGGCGGGAATTCGACCGGGAGCTCATCAGGGAACGGCTGAAGCAGGCCGATGACCTGCGGCAGAGATTCTATCCCGGGTCCAAATTCTACCGGCTGTGCTACGGCGAATCCGACGGCCTGCCGGGGCTGATCATTGACCGCTACGACCGGCAGCTGGTGCTGGAGATCATGTCGCTGGGGACCGACTGCCGCAAAGATTTCGTGGTCGAATCTCTCAGGGAACAGTTCGACCCGGAATGCATCTACGAACGGAGCGACAGCTATTCCCGCAAGCTGGAGGGGCTGACTCCGGCCATCGGCGCTCTGCACGGCCAATTGAGATCGGAGATAACCTTGGAGGAGAACGGCCTGAAATTCTCGGCCGACCTGATGTACGGCCAGAAGACCGGCTGGTTCTTCGACCAGCGGGACAACCGGGCGGCCCTGCATCCCTACGTTAGGGGCCGGACGGTGCTGGATTGCTTCTGCCACACCGGGGGTTTTGCCGTCAACGCCGCCGCCGGAGGGGCCTCCGAGGTCACCGGGATGGATATATCCCCGGCAGCGGTGGAGATGGCCGGGAGGAACGCGGCCCTCAACGGCCTGCAGAAAACCTGCCGCTTCCGCAAGGCCGACGTGATGCAGGAACTTAAGATCATGACCGAATCCGATGTTAAGTACGACCTGGTGATCCTGGATCCCCCGGCCTTCGCCAAGAACAAAAAATCAGTGGAGTCGGCCCTGAAGGGTTACAAGGAGATAAACTTAAGGGCCATGAAACTTTTGCCACGGGGCGGGATCCTGGTTTCCTGCTCCTGCTCCTATCACATCGAGGAGGAGCAATTCCGGGTGATGCTGGTGGACGCCGCCCGGGACGCCGGCCGGACCATCAAGCTTCTGGAATTCCGGCACCAGGCCAAGGACCATCCGGTGCTGCTGGCCAGCAAGGAGACCCAGTACCTGAAGTGCGCCTTCATGGCCATAGAGTGA
- a CDS encoding MATE family efflux transporter — MSTASWSVQHFVDRMFLTWYSPEAIAAAMPAGMLNFALMCIFLGTAGYVSTFVAQYYGAKQEKQIGPMIWQGIYIAAIGGLLTLLLIPWSGDIFRWVGHEPLVQKNEAVYFAILCVGALPALMASALSGFYSGLGKTVPVMWINIAATAINIIFDYLMIFGHGGFPEMGMAGAAWATVFSAIFSVIAYALLIFRPKYNKLYDTLSGWRFSRTRFISLLKFGFPNGIQFFVDMAGFTFFILLVGRLGSDNLAASNIAFNVNTLAFMPMIGFGIATSVLVGQYLGRDDPQTASRSVYSAFHLTFIYMAAVALLYFFWPDLFLMPFAAKADPARFENIRRTTVILLRFVAVYSLFDGLNIIFSSAIKGAGDTKFVMYMVLALSLGLLSIPSYLAIVVMKAGIYSAWVVASVYVIILGVAFYLRFRGGKWKAMRVIEPAAPALIMHPETPAVE, encoded by the coding sequence ATGAGCACCGCCTCGTGGTCGGTCCAGCATTTTGTGGACCGGATGTTCCTGACCTGGTATTCCCCTGAGGCCATCGCCGCGGCCATGCCGGCCGGCATGCTGAACTTCGCCCTGATGTGCATCTTTTTGGGCACCGCCGGGTATGTCAGTACTTTTGTAGCCCAGTATTACGGAGCCAAGCAGGAAAAACAGATCGGCCCCATGATCTGGCAGGGGATCTATATCGCCGCCATCGGAGGTTTGCTTACCCTGCTGTTGATCCCCTGGTCCGGAGATATCTTCCGGTGGGTGGGACACGAACCGTTGGTGCAGAAGAACGAGGCGGTATATTTCGCCATCCTATGTGTCGGGGCCCTGCCGGCCCTGATGGCCTCGGCCCTGTCGGGCTTCTATTCCGGTCTGGGAAAGACCGTGCCGGTGATGTGGATCAATATTGCCGCCACGGCCATCAACATCATTTTTGATTACCTGATGATATTCGGCCACGGGGGATTCCCCGAGATGGGGATGGCCGGGGCTGCCTGGGCGACGGTGTTTTCGGCGATATTCTCGGTGATAGCTTACGCCCTGTTAATTTTCCGACCCAAATATAATAAGCTGTACGACACCTTAAGCGGATGGAGGTTCAGCCGAACCAGGTTCATCTCCCTTTTGAAATTCGGGTTTCCCAACGGCATCCAGTTCTTTGTGGACATGGCCGGATTCACTTTCTTCATCCTGCTGGTGGGCCGGCTGGGCAGCGACAACCTGGCGGCCTCGAACATCGCCTTCAACGTAAACACTCTGGCCTTCATGCCCATGATCGGTTTCGGGATAGCCACTTCGGTGCTGGTGGGGCAATACCTGGGGAGAGATGATCCTCAGACCGCCAGCCGCAGCGTCTACTCGGCTTTTCACCTGACCTTTATCTACATGGCAGCGGTGGCCCTGCTGTACTTTTTTTGGCCCGACCTGTTCCTGATGCCGTTCGCCGCCAAGGCCGATCCGGCCAGGTTCGAAAACATCCGTCGGACCACGGTGATCCTGCTGCGATTCGTGGCGGTCTACTCGCTGTTCGACGGCCTGAACATCATCTTCTCCTCGGCCATCAAGGGGGCGGGGGATACCAAATTCGTGATGTACATGGTGCTGGCGCTCTCCCTGGGGCTGCTTTCAATTCCCAGCTACCTGGCCATAGTGGTGATGAAGGCCGGGATCTATTCGGCCTGGGTCGTGGCCTCGGTGTATGTGATCATTTTGGGAGTGGCTTTCTACCTGCGGTTCCGGGGCGGGAAGTGGAAGGCCATGCGGGTCATCGAGCCGGCGGCCCCGGCCCTGATAATGCATCCGGAAACGCCGGCGGTGGAGTGA
- a CDS encoding DNA-directed RNA polymerase subunit beta' produces the protein KLTEGSINPHDILRIKGPGAVQVYLVNEIQEVYRLNGVHINDKHIEVIVRQMLQKIKIEDPGDAIFIEGDQVDKTQVRDENERVMREGGRPATFQSLLMGITKSALSTSSFISAASFQETTRVLTEAAVQGKTDYLLGLKENVIVGRLIPAGTGLKRYRNLKIVEQQSQDEEELAPVAAAEPEFEEDEE, from the coding sequence AAGCTGACCGAGGGCTCCATCAACCCCCACGACATTCTGCGGATCAAGGGACCCGGCGCGGTGCAGGTGTACCTGGTCAACGAGATTCAGGAGGTCTACCGCCTGAACGGCGTACACATCAACGACAAGCACATCGAGGTGATCGTCCGCCAGATGCTGCAGAAGATAAAGATCGAGGACCCGGGCGACGCCATCTTCATCGAGGGCGACCAGGTGGACAAGACCCAGGTGCGCGACGAGAACGAGCGGGTGATGCGCGAAGGCGGGCGTCCGGCCACCTTCCAGTCGCTACTGATGGGCATCACCAAATCGGCCCTCTCCACCTCCAGCTTCATCTCGGCGGCCTCATTCCAGGAGACCACCCGGGTGCTGACCGAGGCTGCGGTCCAGGGCAAGACCGACTACCTGCTGGGCTTAAAGGAGAACGTCATCGTGGGCAGGCTGATCCCGGCCGGCACCGGCCTGAAGCGCTACCGCAACCTGAAGATCGTGGAGCAGCAGAGCCAGGACGAAGAGGAGTTGGCCCCGGTGGCGGCTGCAGAGCCAGAGTTCGAGGAGGACGAGGAATAA
- a CDS encoding electron transfer flavoprotein subunit alpha — translation MSDIEIIQDKCVGCGACLPSCPYGAITLQDNLAVIDDDKCTLCGACVASCGFDAILIRKDQVEKADISDFKGVWVFAEQKNGQVQSISYELMGEGRKLADALGVELAAVIMGKDIGPACQDLIQRGADKVYAADDPALEHFCDEPYARIMADLIKEYKPEIVLGGASTIGRALIPKVAIKARTGLTADCTSLAIDEEKRILLQTRPAFGGNIMATIICPNHRPQMATVRHKVMKEAECDKSHQGQIIKKTYDKATLASRTSVAQVIEEATNMIKLTEADIIVSGGRGMKAPENFKLVENLARAVGGAVGASRAAVDAGWIPYSHQVGQTGKTVAPKLYIACGISGAIQHLVGMQSSDCIIAVNKDPDAPIFKVASYGIVGDVFEVLPALTKKLQETCGK, via the coding sequence ATGAGCGATATAGAGATCATCCAAGATAAATGCGTGGGCTGCGGGGCCTGCCTTCCTTCCTGCCCCTACGGGGCCATCACCCTGCAGGACAACCTGGCGGTCATCGACGACGACAAGTGCACCCTGTGCGGGGCCTGCGTGGCCTCCTGTGGTTTCGATGCCATACTGATCCGCAAGGATCAGGTAGAGAAGGCCGATATCTCCGATTTCAAGGGGGTGTGGGTGTTCGCCGAGCAGAAGAACGGACAGGTGCAGAGCATCTCCTACGAGCTGATGGGCGAGGGCCGCAAGCTGGCCGACGCTTTGGGGGTGGAGCTGGCCGCCGTGATTATGGGCAAGGACATCGGCCCGGCCTGCCAGGATCTGATCCAGCGCGGGGCCGACAAGGTCTATGCGGCGGACGATCCGGCCCTGGAGCATTTTTGCGACGAGCCCTATGCCAGGATCATGGCCGACCTGATCAAAGAATACAAACCGGAGATCGTGCTGGGCGGGGCCTCCACCATCGGCCGGGCGCTGATCCCCAAGGTGGCCATCAAAGCCCGCACCGGGCTGACCGCCGATTGCACCTCTCTGGCCATCGATGAAGAAAAGCGGATACTGCTGCAGACCCGTCCGGCCTTTGGCGGGAATATCATGGCCACCATCATCTGTCCCAACCACCGGCCCCAGATGGCCACCGTCCGGCACAAGGTGATGAAGGAGGCCGAGTGCGACAAGTCGCACCAGGGCCAGATCATAAAAAAGACCTATGATAAAGCCACTTTAGCCTCCCGCACCTCGGTGGCTCAGGTCATCGAGGAGGCCACCAATATGATCAAGCTGACCGAGGCCGACATCATCGTCTCCGGCGGCCGGGGGATGAAGGCCCCGGAGAATTTCAAACTGGTGGAGAACTTGGCCAGGGCGGTGGGCGGTGCGGTGGGCGCCTCCCGGGCGGCGGTGGATGCCGGCTGGATACCCTACTCCCACCAGGTTGGCCAGACCGGCAAGACGGTGGCCCCCAAGCTGTACATCGCCTGCGGCATCAGCGGGGCCATCCAGCACCTGGTGGGGATGCAGTCCTCCGACTGCATCATCGCCGTCAACAAGGACCCCGATGCGCCCATCTTTAAGGTGGCCAGTTACGGGATAGTGGGCGACGTCTTCGAAGTGCTTCCGGCCCTGACCAAGAAACTGCAGGAAACCTGCGGAAAGTAA
- a CDS encoding electron transfer flavoprotein subunit beta/FixA family protein, which produces MNIVVCIKQVPDTTDVRIDPATNTLIREGVPSIINPFDMYAIEEGLRLREKLGGKVTVISMGPPQVIEALKEAISMGVDDAILLSDRAFAGADTWATSYTLSMGIRKMGGADVILCGKQAIDGDTAQVGPGVAEFLDIPQVTYVKKIEQIDDKKARAWRMTEEGYEVVDTSLPAMFTVVKEINEPRLPSLKGKMKAKSFQPTVWKAADIGADEKNIGLNGSPTNVVKIFTPPVRSGGVILQGDVQQAVEKVVEGLKERQII; this is translated from the coding sequence ATGAATATCGTCGTCTGTATCAAGCAGGTGCCGGACACCACCGACGTCCGGATCGATCCTGCCACCAATACCCTGATCCGGGAGGGAGTGCCCTCCATCATCAACCCTTTCGACATGTATGCCATCGAAGAGGGTTTAAGGCTTAGGGAGAAGCTGGGGGGGAAGGTCACCGTCATCTCCATGGGGCCGCCCCAGGTGATCGAAGCCCTCAAGGAAGCGATCTCCATGGGGGTGGATGACGCCATCCTGCTTTCCGACCGGGCCTTTGCCGGGGCGGATACCTGGGCCACCTCGTACACCTTGTCCATGGGCATCAGGAAGATGGGCGGGGCGGATGTGATCCTGTGCGGCAAGCAGGCCATAGATGGCGATACCGCCCAGGTGGGGCCGGGGGTGGCCGAATTTCTGGACATCCCCCAGGTGACCTACGTCAAGAAGATAGAGCAGATCGACGATAAGAAGGCTCGGGCCTGGCGGATGACCGAGGAGGGCTACGAGGTGGTGGACACTTCCCTGCCGGCCATGTTCACCGTGGTCAAGGAGATCAACGAGCCGCGGCTGCCGTCGCTGAAGGGCAAGATGAAGGCCAAATCATTCCAGCCCACCGTCTGGAAGGCCGCCGATATCGGGGCCGATGAGAAGAACATCGGGCTGAATGGGTCGCCCACCAACGTGGTGAAGATATTCACGCCACCAGTGCGCTCCGGCGGGGTGATCCTGCAGGGCGATGTCCAGCAAGCGGTGGAAAAAGTGGTGGAAGGTTTGAAAGAGCGACAGATAATCTGA